One Primulina eburnea isolate SZY01 chromosome 4, ASM2296580v1, whole genome shotgun sequence genomic window, AGATTCTACAAAAGATGATGGAAGAGAATCCTAGGGATTGGCCAAGGCTATTATCAGAAACTTTGTGGGCATACAGGACATCCAAGAGGACTGCCACTGGAGTGAGCCCTTTTTCCCTTACCTTTGGCCATGATGCAGTGCTCCCATTGGAGATTATGGTGCCATCAATGCGAGTGGCAAAGCAAAATGAACTTTCCCTCGAGCATTATAATGAAGCAATGATcatggagctagaagaactagaTGAGTTGAGAATCCAAGCGTACAATGCTTTGCTGTTACAGAAACAGAAAGTGGCAAGAATCTACAACAAAAGAGTTAACAAGAAAAGTTTCCATGAAGGAGAGATAGTGTGGAAGACCATACTACCACTAGGAACAAAGGATAGAGAGCTGGGTAAATGGTCTCCCAACTGGGAGGGACCATTCAAGGTACATAAGGTGTTAGACGGAAATGCATATTGGCTATCAAGCATAGATGGCCATCCACACAAAAGATGCATAAACGGCAAGTATCTCAAGCCGTATTTTCCAAGTATGAGGGAAGAAGTAGAAAAGTGAGCGAATAAAGAAAACTAAAAGACTGATATTCAGTGGGGAGTTGGCCTTCGGGGCCACTTTCGTATATTTTTAGTTTCTTATTTCAGTACGTAATATGACGTAGGCCTTAGGGCCACTGAGGTATCCGTTGTTTATGTTTCAAACAATAAGATTGTTTAGAGAAAATGAGACTTCATTATTTTGGAGGCACTTTGTTTCACTAGGGAGTTGGCCTTGCGGCCACTTATTATTCATTCGGCCCATATTTCTAATGTTCCATTCTGTCATTATATAAATCGGTCGCTTGCATGTGCAGTGACAGACCATGAAGTAGGCTTTCAGGCCACTTGGAATATGGCAGGCAAGAAACACACCGAGCGGGGAGTTGAGCTTGCCAAGCGGAATAACGGGGAATAAAGGAAGAACAGAAAAGAACAAGGACGCTATGCAAGCCACAAGAGACCCAGAAGTTAATTTTAGTATAGAAATAGGCTACTCAGCCATTTTTATACTGTTTTTAGCTTCATGTTGtaagaattttatttgaagtaGGCTGTATGGCCACTGATGTAAATATTTGTTATGATTCAAAAAACGAATGATTAATAAAAGTCGGCCAGTAGGCCACTTTCATCATATTGGATTCATTGTGTATGGATAATGGATCAAGGGAGAGAATAATCTTGAGTGGGGAGTTTTAAGTCAACCTATGGTTTTGATTTGAAGCTATTGAAGTGAGTTGTGTTAAGTTGATTAAGAACGAATGTGAACTCCTTCCAATACATAACACCCCGTACAAATCCACCGTCACCAAACCAGCAGTCAACAAATATGAAGCGGAATCACCGCATGCAAGAACAAAAAGtaaacgtgtatgcgggaaaggggtccaAGTGAAGTGCAAATACGTGTATGTGGGAAAGGGGTCCAACTGAAGTGCAaatacgtgtatgcgggaaaggggtccgactgaagtgcaaatgaatatacgtgtatgcgggaaagggatccgactgaagtgcaatgCATAATGTAAAGGTCAAGGGAGTTGTCTTGAGTGGATGCAACACGTAAGAGCACGTAAGGGCACATTAGAGTTGAGAAGTACCTGTGTTGCAAAAATCCTCAAATGACACTAAGGCGTAGGTGTCAAATACACCGGAAAACCGAGGCCAACTCATGGCCAATCCATGCTACCTGCTGGAAATAGACATATCGAGATGTACAAGAGAAAACCAATAAAGGTGGATGCAGTAAGGCAGAGAACTAAATCGAAAATGGGGGAAATGACAGTAAAGTTCCTACAAATGTGCCCAACAAACAAAACAAGGCCCTGGCACTGGAATTCACACGACGAAGCCATACAAAGCGGAAAAAGAAATTTCAGTTCAAGCAAGGCGAATCAACAAATTTCTAGGAGCCGAAAAACACTAAATAACAATTCAAGAAGAGGGAATAAAAAGATACCCACGGCCGTAGCTAGTGACATCGGCTGCCCCGAGAAATCCACGGAAGCCAGTGCGGCAACTGGCAAGGACGACGTGGGCATGGGTTGCGAAGGACGGGCAGAGGCGTCCAGAGGAGGAGCTAAAGTGGATATAGCAGCCGCCGAGTGATCACCCGAGCCGAGAGGGGCGCTCGCCTTCGCCAAGGGAAACCTGCCGGTGCCTATTTGAGAGCCCATCGACGATTCAGAGACAACAAGGAACAGATTGGGGCCAGAAGCGGAGCCGGCGAATGCAACGAACGACGAAGCAGAGATTCCGCGGTGTTCGATTCAGTTGGGCGCGCCTGAGATGGTTCCTGAGCCATCGGGAAATCTTCAGAAGCCGCAGTGAGAAGGGAGATGACGGCGGAAGCGAGACGAACAGATTTCGAGTAACAAAGCGCTTCCTCACTACCCGTGAAAAGAAATCGAGCGAGGAAGAGAAGAACGGGGAGTGGGCGCGATTCAAGCGGGGAGCAGTGGAGAACGAGCGGGGAGGGCTTCAGAGCGCAAGAACGCGACTGAGAAACGCCGCAGCGGAGCAATCGGACAGAACGCCGGCACAGAAAAATCGAAGTGCTTAAGGGCGGTGATCTCCCGATGGCAGAGGGGAGCGAAGAGCGGGAACGCGTGAAGAGGAAAGAGGGCCGAAAATTTCTGCTTTGGATTTGAATCTGAATTGGATTTGAAGCTGGGAGGGGAAAGTCGATAGTGAGAAGCCTACCAAGAATTGGGCTAGGCCCCAGACACTACAAAATCATTTTAAGAAGTGCTCGCGGGCCGCATAGACAAATTAAACTTGGATCCTTACAAGCATTTTGGCCCACGGGCCAATGCTTGCGGGGGGCAattgtttgggctaaaaataattaatcatgaAGCCCACATTAATCACAAGCCCAATTAAATTGTATAGGCCCGTTAAGTGTGACGGATGGATTTAATCGATTCAAAATCTGGTCAAGAGCGCTAAAGGAGAGAAGAACGTGGGAGGTTAAGATCGTGGCGTAGAAAGCGTGAACATGGATCATGGGGGAGTGGAGTGGAACGCACAGCCAGGGGGAGAAAAGAGATCGGCAGAAGAAAGGCTACACAGACAACACACACAACTACTGACAAaattctacaaaaaaaaaaatctctctGCTTCAAGCACTTTCTTTTACGTTTTCTAGCAATTTACGTCTTCTCATTTTAGATTTCAGCaacaaattattatatttttcatgtctTTGATGAATTCCTACAGTTTTGTAAATGCAAAATCATGTCAGGGGTTTATTTCCGTCACTTTCCAATAGTTTTCTTAATTTTGGCATCGCATatgttttaggagattagaaccaacgatcaaatttagaattcactGTCGTTTgattttagaagttagatttttatcgtttttacacaaatcggtgcactttcgcacctggcacgcccgcaacaccaaatattgtgcaaacaactAGTTACCTCAACGACCTTGTAAGTTTTCTGTGGTATGTTGTGATAGAAACGTTTCGTGGAATCCTAGTGATATCTCTGTCGTGGTTGAATTTTGTGTGCAGCGCATCGAGTAGTTTTCGGGTTTCTTGTAATTTAGATTCACATAACCTTTTTGTTGCTGTCTCGGAAGAATGACATGACTCTTGATTTGGAATGTTCTACTGCAGTTCGGTCTCCAGATATAAATTTCTGATTGCAAGTTGATTTTGAATGTCAATTCACCTGGATCATAATGCACTTAGCTTGCATGGAAATTAATAGAAGGGCATTGATTTAATGTATACTGATGGACTTAGCTTGCATGTAAATTACACCTTTATTTTCATTTAAGGGACGGCAACCACACTTTGTGGTGCTGCAAATGTCGGTATTGACACCTACGTAAGGTTCTATTGCAACTGGGAGGTAGTGGATGTGTGACGCCGTCCTTGGTAGGATGTCAAACTAGCTGCCCAAGATTGATGCAGGATCATGACATCCTCTACGCTTGTCAGTGGTTctaaccaaatattttaaaattgcattTCAAGGTTAATTTTTCGGTGTGACTATGCATAAATAATTCGGGGGATTGTTCCAGACCTTTAATTGTTCCTTTTCTACTGTCTTTGAGATATTTTATCATGTATTATAACAGTCCCTGGTTTAATTGGAATATGATTAATGCTAGAAACTTGCTTCAAGTTAGTGAAGTTTGTTATATGACTTTAAGCAAGAAGCAGCAACTTATGCTATTTAAAGTCGATGCATGGTTTCTCTAAAAATTTGCACAAATATTTCAAGTCGTCGTCTACGTTTTTGTGGCAATTTTTTTCATGCACATGGACGCACTGGCTGCTGATTTTCAGAATGACAAGCGAGAAAGAGTGGTGAAGGCTAGTCGtgatataacaatgaatagcaAAAAGGTCATTTTCCAGGTGCATAGGTAAACGAAAGTTTTTTTCATTTTGCATTAGATTTTCTCGTAAATGTTGCATACAAAATTCCTTTTTCCAGTGAAAAAAGGTTACTTCTACCATTTAATCGGAAAATCCGATGAACCCTTCCACTGGCAGAATTAGTAAACACAACAAAGATGAAGTATTAGAACAGGCAGAAAAAGATTTAGCTATGGTTGTGAATCAATATATATCTCGTCTGGTAAAAGAGCTCCAAGGAACAGATTTTTGGAAGCTTAGACATGCTTATTCTCCTGGGGTATGTGTATGATGTCTTCTTATCTTGCAATACTGGAAGATTATTGACAAACTTACTCATGATTTACTTTGATTTAAAGGTTCAAGAATATGTTGAAGCTGCAACATTCTGTACTTTTTGCAAGACTGGTGGTCTTTTAGATCTGAATGAAATCAATGCCTCCTTAATGTCACTAAGCGATCCGTCCGTAGAGCCTCTAAAGATTAATGTACTTGATTATTTATTGGGGGTAATTTtctgaaattatttttatttagaaGATTTTGTTTAGACATACAACATAGTAAACAACAGTATGATGAGAAGTAGCTGCCATGTTAAGCTCAGTTGTCAGTATGATGAGTTTTAGCTGCCATGTTAAGTTCAAATTGTGAGTACCTTTCAAACCTAGATCATATGCAATGCTGCAATTAATTCACAACTATGTCACTAATGCCAATTTTTTATTGTTCATGTTTAGGTTGCGGACTTGACCGGGGAGTTGATGAGGCTAGCGATTGGTCGAATATCCGATGGTGAACTGGATTTTGCGAAAAAAATCTGTATGTTTGTCCGTGAAATCTATAGAGAGCTCACACTTATTGCCCCAAAAATGGCTGAATCATTGGACATGAGAACAAAGATGGATATCATGCTTCAAAGTGTGATGAAAGTTGAAAATGGTATTATCTTGACTAccttttatatatatgtgtgtgtgtgtgtatatatatatatatatgtatgtatatatatggttGTTTTGTTTGGTGATAGCCACTAAAATCCACACATTGCTCCCGAGAGTATTTACTTAAAGAAGCTTGTGAAATAAACGAAATGCTTTGCCAATCACTCATCCTTAGTTTTGTGTTGCTCATTCATTTCTCAATAGAGTTTGGCTAGTTGCTATATGTCACTGTTGTTAAAAGCATATCTGAGAAGATATCTATGGTTACCTTGAATGGGTAATTTTCTGATCAGGGgcaataaaattattaacgAAACAGTTTCCTATATCAAATTTCAGACCTTTGACGaagttatttttcttttatagcTTTGTTTGACACTAAAAAATTCAGTTAAAGAAACAAGCAATAGATTTTTTAAACTGTGTTCTAGATTAGTTGTTGCTGTCTACGTGCAATTATGAGTAATAGAAAAAGGACCTTTTATGTTATGATGCTTTTTAAATCTAACCCTATATTTtcggtttttattttttatttttatcatgtTAAAGAATATTCCAATTCTTCCTCTCTCATACTTGCCAATTCTACAGCTTGCTTTAGTGTTCATGTGAGAGGTTCGGAGTATATTCCGCTCTGCGACCCTGAAGACGCTACCTTTTCTTTGTTGGGGGTGCCTAATTTAGATTGATGGCTTACCGAGGATCAtcatttcttcaaaaattttcttaccCACCTGTTTATCTCACTGggaaataaacaacaaaatatcGATGTGCTAATACTTTGAAAGGCTGCAATTGTCCGCTGGATCCCCTTGAGTCGCGTTTTGTTCCTTACGACTAAAAGATGCCTACGGCCACCAGCCAACTGGACATCCACTAACTTTCGGAAGTACTTGTGTGTATTACATATTATTACTTTCTTATGTTGCAACAAACTGCTGGGATAGTGATGACAGAATTTGATGGCAGTAATCTAATGGATTTTGGGTACTTGACATTAATCGAAATATAATGGTTTTGCCGTCAATTTGTTTGTTTGTAGTTTGGTTGGTGACATTGGCATATTTCTTTGTCATCTAGTATGAAGGATGGGAATCATTTTTCCATGAAACTACTATCAGCACATTTTGACCATCAAATTCGTTTCTCTTTCCTATTCATTTTTGGCCTTGCATtatcatgttcatgcatcatCCTGGTTTGGCTCTATCATATGATTTTGTTAGCTTGCGGACTCAGTTGAAGAGCTGATAAACCGACGATAGATCGAATATCGGGTGTTGAACTTGATTTTGCTGGAGATTGTGCATTATCGTATGTGAAATCTATGGAAATATAGTTGTGAATAAGGGCATACTTGTTGAGTACTATAATTATGTGCTATAATGCACGTGGATGGTTGTGGTGGTCCTAACATAATTGGAGGGCTCGTCATCGTGGTTGACCGACACCTGACTCTCAGACAATCGGAAGAGCCGGCAAAATTATGGCATGAGATTGTTTGAGCCCCACCGCCGGCTGCTGATTCTCAATGTTGATATCTAATAAAGTGCGATAGCTAAGTCCGATATAGCTAAGCCCGATACTTCAAACAAGTGGGCAGTGTCATGTATGAGAAAGTGAATTTTTATGCATatcgaaattaaaatttttatgtaataaaaatatttttttttttttttttgaaaaaaatagacATTCATAATATCAAATCGGCAAATCCCGAGTTACAATACTAGAAAGCCAAGATGGAATATTTTCCTCTTGCCACAGTAAATTAGAAGAACAATTGAAGGCTCTACGAGCAAGAAAGTGTGCCACGGAATTGGCCGAACGATGCATAACATTATAGTAACAATTTGGTTGTTTATTGAGCAGTCTAACTAGGTATTGAATCAGAAGTAAAGATGAAAATGAATCCGGCCTTGTATTAAACTCGTCTCATTCTGAACAGATTATACCCGAGGAAGCGGGTTCACAGTGGGTCTGGACGAATTTCGGATTTAAGTAGACTCGTCTCGAACCTGCCTGTCATTATAGGCGCGCACACACACGCGCATATAtagttttattttataatatttaatatagaaataattttattctattatactatgttttatgaaaatatataattataattttttttcttattaattGAATACAATTTggtatattttaaattgtaatatttttaaaatattattaatataaagttagaattttttaaataattgtatttaataaaatataaataattttgagGAGTCCAACAAGTCCAACCCAAATCGAATCTGTCGGGTTTACGAGACAAGTCTAAAGTGAAGCAAGACGGGTCTTGAGTTTGGTCAGACCATCCTCAGACCCATCTCATTGTCATCCCCAGCTTTCTAATAATAGTGATGTAAATTAAATCGGAGTTCAGGTATAATAATCTTGTAAATTTTGTCCTGGTATATACATGATTAGTTTGATGTTACACTAAAGCTAATGTTGTATGTTAATATATATTATCTATAGTACCGTGAATGTATCAAAATTTATGTGGGAAAGCTTGAGAACAAAAAGACATTATTTTATAAAagagaattattattattatatatgaatttttatatactaaatccatcttctttagttattattttaaaaaatatttcgtaggaataataaattataaaggGCGAATGAATAACGATTGAAAATGGAGATGTGAATTTCATGTCATCAATTTCGGATGACGAGGAtacaattttataaaattaagaGACCAATCGACAAAAACCTATGTTTTTAGGGTGGGCGTAGACAATTTTCCATGACTTCGGTATCGTGCCTTCGCTAATTTGATGTCCCATTTTATAAATACTTTTAAACTACGCCCACGTACATATTTGTCCAACACCTTTATTCCAATAAATTTAAGCATTTCATCGTATAGCACGAAAATGCAAGGATCGTGTTATCAggctttaaattaaataattcatCAATAATTATATAGTTTCTTAGACTAAGACGCtttatcaaaaattataatCGGTGATAATCTTAATCGTACAACAACTCAAATATTACATTTCGATCGCTCTCTTGGTATGAATAATTATTGCACTCCAACAAAGTTTCAACTCACCGTATACAtacataaatattatatataacacAAAAATTCATATGAGATAATCTCacgggtcaattttgtgagatatgTTTCCTACCTGACCTTATCCATTCAAAAATATTACTGTTGACTTCAAATATAGATAACAGATATAGATTcataagatcgtctcacaagatacctattcataaatatatataatcaacGACGTAATGTTTTTGCATTCAAATTAtatgataaaaatatatatggaTAATAATATAGCACGGAACACAGATTGTTAATCTTATCTaatagatatttttttaaaaaaaaaaatagtgatAAAAGATGTAGGACGTGTATCGAATATTGGAAGAAATGACTTAGTCTATTACACGTACTAAATTAATTTACATTCCACAAATTCAGACCAATTTACAAGCAATAATTATATTACATATCCATCTCAAATTTATTGTCCCAGGTTGACTAGTGGCGGCTGGTCAATAATTAGGGTTGATGATTTTAGAGTAtcaaaggttcaaagaattttCTTTTGTCAATTCTCGTGTGAAAGGTATCATCAATCATGTGATGTAAATTTACATTTAAAAGTTCAATACTCAtacttatattttatttaaggcGAAGAAATTGAAAATTTCGGTTAAACTGAAATAATCgaattatatcataatattttactttattaatttattttttattttcaattgtGAAAATTGATGGAGGTATGACACACACCTTTTCTATGtaaaatcataattataatttatataagatttttttaattttagagcgtgtctcatgtgagatcgtatCAAGCAtcttaatctatgagacggatcaaccatacggatattcacaataaaaagtagtacccttaacataaaaagtaatattttttcatgaattacccaaataagaaagccgtctcacaaatacgacccgtgcgACCGTCTCACGCAAGTTGTTgcctttattttattaaatacttaatttcatgttaagtttaataataattgataGAAATTAGTGAGGGGTCATAATGCAATTTGAGAGGGGTAATATTGAAGATAAGTTGTTgcaattttaagaaaaaaaatttggtgtaaaggtaatttgaaaataaaatatgatgTCCTCTAGTGTAAGAttctttatataataatatagataaatttgattattatttaattatgggAATCCACCACTTGGCCACTAAATTAGATTAAGCCCTTTTAGGAACCAACCCCACAAGCCTTCTAAAAAATTTATTACTAACCTCTTACATTACAAATGTATGCTTTCATTTTACCCTTGAAGCACGTGTGGTTTTATTGCGAAAGGTTATCATTGTACAAATGCCCCTCCACCTTCTTGGGTTTTGTGGTTTTTTCATGGTAAATGTATGCGTAGAGACTCGGGCCTGAAATTTCCATGAGACGCTGAAATCAGAATTTACCCGACACCAACCTACTATAAATACATACACACAACACACGCATATCCACGCATACTAGATGTGAAAGTGAGAGCCTATTTCGTATAATCTGAGAAAGCATCGCGGTGTCCATAGATTTCCACTTTCTTGATTCACACtctgtttatgtttatgttctGTGTTATATTTGCGGGAGCCAGAGTCACATGTATTGAGGCTTGATTTTTCATTCTGTTTAGTTTACTTCAAGGTCGTGTTGTTTTAGAGAATCAAGAATCCTCAAGAATTCTAAAGGGTATGCTTCATTTTTATCTGTCTATTTATTGCGATCCCCTGCTCTTTATTTGGTCTCTTTTTAGGCTCTTTAGTTTCCTATCTTTGATTTATTTactttgaattttcttgatttgtgTTGTTTTAATTGAGTTCTACGTTGTTCCTTGTTCTGTTTCTTGCGACTTCATGTTCCCCGATATTTTATTGTTCTtgtaattttattttgtaaacttCTCGTCACTGTATTAGTTAAGCTGTTTATTTTAATCTCTTTTTTGGGTCCTTGTATTCGGTGGTGGGTTTCTGGTTTTGTCGGAATTTTGAGGCGGAGGTTGAACTGTGTTTTCTTGATTTAGTTGTGTCTAGCCTGCGATTGATCGGTTTTTCACACCTACATGTGTGTGAGTTGTGTGCTCTAAAGATCCGTTTTTTGGGCAATCATGCGTTTGATGGGCTATGCCTTGACATTTCAGAATCATTGTTCAATCATTTTTTGGCATGTTCTTGGAGACAAATCCAATCTTGCTGTATCTAAAGTTTGATTATTTTCCCAGACTATTCGGCGAGTGAATACTCGAAACATGGACGATGAATATGAGAAGTTTATCAGGAGAATGAACCCTCCAATGTATTATCTCTCTGCTATTCAATTTCGTATGAGTTAGCTTAGTTCAGTTCCTCCTTTTCCTATGTTTTAACACTTAATATCACTCTCCTCACCTCTTGCCAGAGTTGTGATCGATAACGAATCCTGCACAAACGCAACTATCATTCAGGTATGCATCTGTTTGATCCTTTTTTGGCCTTTCATGCTGGTTTTATAAGAGATTTTCTgctaatttttatcttttaatgaAGGTGGATAGTGCTAACAAATATAGAATTCTTCTTGAAGTCGTACAAGTTCTTACTGATCTCAATCTTACTATAACCAAAGCTTATATATGCTCCGATGGTGGATGGTTCATGGATGGTAacaatattttgtttatttgaTATCGAAAACTTAATTTACGTTTCCTGGATGGCGTTGAGATGTAATCTTGAGCAGTTTTACCCCCCTTTCAGTTTTCAATGTCACTGACCAAGATGGACACAAGATAACTGATGAAGGGACTCTAAATTATATTGAAAAGGTTAAATTTGTGTTGAAATTTTCGAAACTTCCTTTGTGTACTTTTACCAATCCATATGGACTATTCATGTTGTTTCAGTCACTCGGCTCCGATTCCTGCTTCGCGACATCTAGAAGAACATCAGTCGACATGAAAACAGGGGTGGAACATACGTCCATCGAGTTAATAGGAAGTGATAGACCAGGGCTACTTTCTGAAGTTAGTGCAATTCTCACCCAACTCAAATGTAACGTGGTTAATGCCGAGGTGTGGACGCATAACTCTCGTGCAGCCGCCGTTATGCATGTAACAGACGAAAAAACGGGGGGTGCGGTAACAGATCCCGACAGGCTAACCATGGTTAAGCGCCGTTTATGTCCTTTGCTAAAGGGTGGTAACAGCTATAGGAAAGCTATAACTGTGGTATCCAATGGTGTCACTCACACGGCTAGAAGGCTTCACCAAATGCTGTTCGATGACAGAGATTACGAACAGATGCGCGATGATTATTCGCTGAACGATAAAGAAATCCCGCAAGTTAATGTCGTAAACTGGCACGATAAAGACTACTCTGTGGTGACAATCCAGTGCAAGGATAGGCCGAAGCTTCTTTTTGATATAGTGTTTACTCTGACAGATATGCAATATGTGGTTTTCCATGGAAATGTCGAGGCCATGGGAACCGAAGCTCATCAGGTATACTATTTATGACCCATACGATTGGCACCCACTACCCACAAATGGTTTTACAATGTCTGAAAAATGTTTTTGTTTCTCGCATTTGAAGGAATATTGCATAAGGCATATA contains:
- the LOC140830577 gene encoding uncharacterized protein, whose product is MYKSWATKLPLMSSSKPHRIPPFAGTALQGAVAKRPRGPRHIATAALSAADTEPNPLKEAFSGYTSYLNDLNDKRERVVKASRDITMNSKKVIFQVHRISKHNKDEVLEQAEKDLAMVVNQYISRLVKELQGTDFWKLRHAYSPGVQEYVEAATFCTFCKTGGLLDLNEINASLMSLSDPSVEPLKINVLDYLLGVADLTGELMRLAIGRISDGELDFAKKICMFVREIYRELTLIAPKMAESLDMRTKMDIMLQSVMKVENACFSVHVRGSEYIPLCDPEDATFSLLGVPNLD
- the LOC140830578 gene encoding ACT domain-containing protein ACR4-like, translating into MDDEYEKFIRRMNPPIVVIDNESCTNATIIQVDSANKYRILLEVVQVLTDLNLTITKAYICSDGGWFMDVFNVTDQDGHKITDEGTLNYIEKSLGSDSCFATSRRTSVDMKTGVEHTSIELIGSDRPGLLSEVSAILTQLKCNVVNAEVWTHNSRAAAVMHVTDEKTGGAVTDPDRLTMVKRRLCPLLKGGNSYRKAITVVSNGVTHTARRLHQMLFDDRDYEQMRDDYSLNDKEIPQVNVVNWHDKDYSVVTIQCKDRPKLLFDIVFTLTDMQYVVFHGNVEAMGTEAHQEYCIRHIDGSPVKSDAERQRVIQCLEAAIQRRVSEGLKLELRTTDRVGLLADVTRILRENSLSVTRAEVTTRAGKAINSFYVRCTSGYPVDPKIIDSIRKTIGQTKVRVKGCPDESNPSPQESPTRFLFGGLFKSRSLCNFGLVRSYA